One window of uncultured Methanoregula sp. genomic DNA carries:
- a CDS encoding metal-dependent transcriptional regulator: MKIRDGLELSPRKAAYIRYIHEKGGQVRTNEIASRFCVDPSTVTKTVTELVENDLLTHTPYYGVRLSDSGRCYAEFLVKRHRILSLVFTHYGLSDEQACEEVSRFESFVSKDAIDRMCKAMGHPRQSVCGEITHDTGCLGHVR; encoded by the coding sequence ATGAAAATCCGCGACGGTCTTGAGCTTTCTCCCCGGAAAGCCGCCTATATCCGGTACATCCATGAGAAGGGCGGGCAGGTCCGGACCAACGAGATCGCTTCGCGCTTTTGTGTTGACCCGTCCACGGTCACCAAAACGGTCACCGAGCTTGTCGAGAATGATCTCCTCACCCATACTCCTTATTATGGCGTGCGCCTTTCCGATTCCGGCCGGTGTTACGCCGAGTTCCTGGTAAAGCGGCACCGCATCCTCTCGCTTGTCTTCACCCACTATGGCCTGTCCGATGAACAGGCCTGCGAGGAGGTCTCGCGATTCGAGAGTTTTGTCTCCAAGGATGCCATTGACCGGATGTGCAAGGCCATGGGACACCCGCGACAGAGCGTCTGCGGTGAGATCACGCATGATACCGGGTGCCTGGGCCATGTCCGGTAA
- a CDS encoding energy-coupling factor transporter transmembrane component T: MSSAAFSPHIPDLDLITYYAEKQASFFSRVSPWTKFGCLIFIVLAITLTRNLVILFGMYIIVVSLYVFAGLPVKKLVAWYALPLLFVVSLIGLMIWSEPGAPLFSVSLWGFTLTLTDNGLLLIATLTLKAFISVTFSLFFLMTTRYQHFAAMISRIFPTPLDQIFLMAYRFLFLTLAMVASVLKSVRSRGGGLIHSVRMQGRLFAGVFALVFIRSFERGERVHKSMTARGYSGSYATYDEVPRPALPGLALLVFLAVLSAALVITSPYRGW, from the coding sequence ATGAGTTCCGCCGCATTCTCCCCCCACATTCCCGATCTCGATCTTATCACGTACTATGCAGAAAAACAGGCATCGTTCTTTTCCCGGGTGAGCCCGTGGACAAAGTTTGGCTGTCTTATCTTCATTGTCCTTGCCATCACGCTCACCCGTAACCTTGTCATCCTTTTCGGGATGTATATCATCGTTGTATCCCTGTACGTATTCGCAGGCCTGCCGGTAAAAAAACTTGTGGCCTGGTACGCACTTCCCCTCCTCTTCGTTGTATCGCTCATCGGGCTCATGATCTGGAGCGAGCCCGGGGCACCGCTCTTCTCTGTCTCCTTGTGGGGCTTCACGCTCACCCTCACGGACAACGGTCTCCTGCTCATTGCAACCCTGACGCTCAAGGCTTTCATCAGCGTCACCTTCTCGCTCTTTTTCCTGATGACCACGCGGTACCAGCACTTTGCAGCAATGATCTCCCGTATCTTTCCCACACCGCTCGACCAGATCTTTCTCATGGCGTACCGTTTCCTATTCCTCACGCTGGCAATGGTCGCATCCGTGCTCAAGTCTGTCCGCTCGCGGGGAGGAGGTCTTATCCACAGCGTGCGGATGCAGGGCCGGCTTTTCGCCGGGGTCTTTGCACTCGTCTTCATCCGGTCCTTCGAACGCGGGGAACGGGTCCATAAGTCAATGACCGCCCGCGGGTATTCCGGGTCCTATGCCACATACGATGAGGTACCCCGCCCTGCCCTTCCGGGGCTTGCCCTGCTCGTGTTCCTTGCCGTTTTGTCAGCTGCACTTGTGATCACCTCTCCATACCGGGGGTGGTGA
- a CDS encoding ATP-binding cassette domain-containing protein, which produces MEPRQQHTTAMHCPPVDPDRELIHVDCASHVYPDGSVGIHEMCFSVRKHEIVALCGPNGSGKSTLIEHLNGLLRPSQGRVWVNGKSISEGEQANLWKEVGLVFQQSDDQLFAPTVLDDVMFGPLNMGMPPQEAKARALQALEVVGAGDLAARLPNYLSGGQKRLISIAGILAMQPLVIALDEPTSDLDPIHTGMVESIILDLRDNRGISVVIATHDLDLAARIADRICLVRNGSVYAQGTPQEIFYNPDLVQEAGLSLPSTVRTYLDFCAAVNAAPVDCPVRREELTLALMKIRGGDRAR; this is translated from the coding sequence ATGGAACCCCGTCAGCAGCATACTACTGCCATGCACTGCCCTCCCGTGGATCCTGACCGCGAACTGATCCATGTTGACTGTGCAAGCCATGTATACCCGGACGGGAGCGTAGGGATTCACGAGATGTGCTTCTCGGTGAGGAAGCACGAGATCGTGGCGCTCTGCGGTCCCAATGGATCCGGCAAGTCCACGCTGATAGAGCATCTCAACGGCCTGCTCCGGCCCAGCCAGGGACGGGTCTGGGTGAACGGCAAGTCCATATCGGAAGGCGAGCAGGCAAATCTCTGGAAGGAAGTCGGGCTTGTCTTCCAGCAGTCGGACGACCAGCTCTTTGCCCCGACCGTGCTCGATGACGTGATGTTCGGACCGCTGAACATGGGAATGCCTCCGCAGGAAGCAAAAGCCCGTGCCCTGCAGGCGCTGGAGGTTGTCGGGGCCGGGGATCTTGCAGCCCGGCTGCCCAATTACCTGAGCGGTGGCCAGAAGCGGCTTATCTCAATCGCCGGTATCCTTGCCATGCAGCCGCTCGTCATAGCCCTGGATGAGCCGACCTCCGATCTCGACCCGATCCATACCGGCATGGTTGAGTCGATCATCCTCGATCTCCGGGATAACCGGGGAATCTCGGTGGTTATCGCTACCCACGACCTTGATCTCGCCGCCCGGATTGCAGACCGGATCTGTCTTGTACGGAACGGGTCGGTGTACGCACAGGGAACCCCGCAGGAGATCTTTTATAATCCTGACCTGGTGCAGGAGGCCGGTCTCTCGCTTCCCTCAACGGTCAGGACGTACCTTGATTTCTGCGCTGCCGTTAACGCCGCACCTGTCGACTGCCCGGTCCGGCGCGAGGAGCTGACCCTCGCCCTCATGAAGATCCGGGGCGGGGATCGTGCCCGGTAA
- a CDS encoding energy-coupling factor ABC transporter permease has translation MAHIHLEDGSFSLLWVIIWWVCALSLLGIALYFLRTSKPDPRRLTIAAFCTAAAFAVFQVDIPIAGGVHINLTPLIGILTGPVIGSLIVFITNILAAAIGHGGWGMIGANTLVNFSEVIVGYAIFRVLKRWIPDLFTRAGIATLAGLFVGNCVMIAIIMVSGIQGVTQGSSQILAGLSLIFAINMGVAVIEAFVTGLIVAYMGRVRPDLLDGGKP, from the coding sequence ATGGCGCACATACATCTTGAAGACGGCTCATTCTCCCTCCTGTGGGTGATCATCTGGTGGGTGTGTGCCCTCTCCCTTCTCGGGATAGCCCTGTACTTCCTGCGAACCTCCAAACCGGATCCACGCCGCCTTACAATTGCGGCGTTCTGCACAGCCGCCGCATTTGCGGTCTTCCAGGTCGATATCCCCATTGCCGGGGGAGTTCACATCAACTTAACCCCGCTTATCGGCATCCTGACCGGCCCTGTCATCGGGTCGCTGATAGTCTTCATCACCAACATCCTTGCTGCGGCTATCGGTCACGGGGGCTGGGGCATGATCGGGGCCAACACGCTCGTTAATTTTTCAGAAGTTATCGTCGGGTACGCTATCTTCCGAGTCCTGAAGCGCTGGATCCCCGACCTCTTCACCCGGGCCGGCATTGCCACTCTCGCCGGGCTCTTCGTGGGTAACTGCGTGATGATCGCAATCATCATGGTCTCCGGGATCCAGGGGGTTACGCAGGGAAGTTCCCAGATCCTTGCCGGGCTCTCCCTCATCTTTGCGATCAATATGGGGGTAGCAGTCATCGAGGCTTTCGTGACCGGTCTCATCGTTGCGTATATGGGCCGGGTCCGGCCCGACCTGCTTGACGGGGGGAAACCATGA